In a single window of the Limnohabitans sp. 2KL-27 genome:
- a CDS encoding NAD(P)H-dependent oxidoreductase, translated as MNLHAKLLQRAAENRPIRIGLIGAGKFGSMYLAQIPRTPGVHLVGIADLSPDSARANLARVGWQAERLTASSLHDAVKNGTTHVGDDWQSLVRHPAVDVIVECTGSPLHAVDHILEAFAHRKHVVNVTVEADAFCGPLLATRAQLAGVVYSLAFGDQPALICDLVDWARTCGFPVVAAGRGHKWLPHFCESTPETVWGYYGLTPEQAERGGLNPKMFNSFLDGSKPSIESTAVSNATGLGVPSNGLLYPPASVEDIPYVTRPISEGGVLERKGMVEVISSLETDGRKIPYDIRMGVWVTVEAETDYIKNCFEEYNAHTDPSGRYFTLYKRWHLIGLEVGVSVASVALRNEPTGVAIGWNADVVATAKRDLKPGDMLDGEGGYTVWGKLLPAATSKRMGGVPLGLAHGVKVIRPVAKGQSLTWDDVAMDTSTHAYQIRREMEATSLLG; from the coding sequence ATGAACTTGCACGCCAAACTCCTGCAGCGCGCCGCCGAAAACCGCCCCATCCGCATCGGTCTGATCGGTGCGGGCAAATTCGGCTCCATGTACCTGGCGCAAATTCCCCGCACCCCCGGGGTGCACTTGGTGGGCATCGCCGATCTGTCGCCTGACAGCGCCCGCGCCAATTTGGCCCGCGTGGGCTGGCAGGCCGAACGCCTCACGGCCTCCAGCCTTCATGATGCCGTCAAAAACGGCACCACCCATGTGGGCGACGACTGGCAAAGCCTGGTACGCCACCCGGCGGTGGATGTGATCGTGGAATGCACAGGTTCGCCCCTGCACGCGGTTGACCACATTTTGGAAGCGTTTGCCCACCGCAAGCATGTGGTCAACGTGACGGTGGAGGCCGACGCCTTTTGCGGCCCCTTGCTCGCCACCCGGGCGCAATTGGCTGGCGTGGTTTATTCGCTGGCCTTTGGCGACCAGCCTGCGCTCATCTGCGATTTGGTGGACTGGGCGCGCACCTGCGGTTTTCCGGTGGTGGCCGCGGGTCGGGGCCACAAATGGCTGCCGCATTTTTGCGAATCCACACCCGAAACCGTGTGGGGCTATTACGGCCTCACGCCCGAACAGGCCGAGCGCGGGGGGCTCAACCCCAAAATGTTCAACAGCTTTCTGGATGGCTCCAAACCCTCGATCGAGAGCACGGCGGTGTCGAACGCGACGGGCCTGGGTGTGCCCAGCAACGGCTTGCTCTACCCACCGGCCAGCGTGGAAGACATCCCTTACGTGACCCGTCCGATCTCGGAAGGCGGTGTGCTCGAGCGCAAAGGCATGGTCGAGGTCATCTCCAGCCTCGAGACCGATGGCCGGAAAATCCCCTATGACATCCGCATGGGCGTTTGGGTCACGGTGGAGGCCGAAACCGACTACATCAAGAACTGCTTTGAAGAGTACAACGCCCACACCGACCCCTCAGGCCGTTACTTCACGCTCTACAAACGCTGGCACCTGATTGGCCTGGAAGTGGGTGTGAGTGTGGCGAGCGTCGCCCTGCGCAACGAGCCCACAGGCGTGGCCATCGGCTGGAACGCGGACGTGGTGGCCACGGCCAAGCGCGACCTCAAACCTGGTGACATGCTGGACGGCGAGGGCGGCTACACCGTCTGGGGCAAGTTGCTGCCGGCGGCCACCTCCAAACGCATGGGCGGCGTGCCGCTGGGCTTGGCCCATGGCGTCAAGGTCATTCGCCCCGTCGCCAAGGGCCAAAGCCTGACGTGGGACGATGTGGCCATGGACACCAGCACCCACGCCTACCAAATTCGGCGCGAGATGGAGGCGACTTCGTTGCTGGGTTGA
- the purL gene encoding phosphoribosylformylglycinamidine synthase — MSLHITTFEGASALSDFRIAQFLPRLAAISPQIQGISARFVHLVATVDPLAEAQKQTLSALLTYGEPYAGPVDGPLIVVSPRIGTVSPWASKATDIAHNCGFDVRRLERLTEYRLTMKSGLLGAAKLSPEQLGQVAAVLHDRMTESAMPSRDEAAALFTALTPAPMAHVDVLGGGRAALEEANKNWGLALADDEIDYLIKAFTGLQRNPTDVELMMFAQANSEHCRHKIFNAEFTIDGVAQPKSLFGMIRNTHQLSPQHTVVAYSDNASVMEGHTVERFVARSAKQGAAYQSEQALHHVLMKVETHNHPTAISPFPGAATGAGGEIRDEGATGRGSKPKAGLTGFTVSKLWGGMSDQAGGKPEHIASPLQIMTEGPLGGAAFNNEFGRPNLLGYFREYEQTVDGVVRAYHKPIMIAGGLGQIDAEQTQKIEFPAGSLLIQLGGPGMRIGMGGSAASSMATGTNAADLDFDSVQRGNPEIERRAQEVINHCWAQGAHNPILAIHDVGAGGLSNAFPELTNDAGRGARFDLRAVKLEESGLSPKEIWSNESQERYVMAIAPESLAQFTAFCERERCPFAVIGVATNERQLVLEDKGQASPVDMPMDVLLGKPPKMHRDVTTVERQSPAMDLTAVSLQKAVIDVLSHPTVASKRFLITIGDRAVGGLTHRDQMVGPWQVPVADVAVTLADYAGFAGEAMSMGERTPLASLNAAASGRMAVAEAITNLLAAPIELPRVKLSANWMAACGEPGEDAALYETVKAVGMELCPALDISIPVGKDSLSMRTQWQADGQTRKVTSPVSLIITAFASLPDVRGTLTPQLDAHTDDTSLLLIDLGQGRHRMGGSVLGQTLGQFGDQVPDLDDPQALVNLVKAINVLRAKGQILAYHDRSDGGLLAAVAEMAFTGHVGVALNVDMLVTEGDGISDSRADHGDAKNWAGQVSARRDELTLKALFNEELGVVLQVRTAERNAVLQTLREHGLSKHSHVIGKTRPSQSTIQKGVGELSIWRDTKEVFAAKLEDLHQVWDSVSWKICQQRDNPACADAEHAAAGRADDPGMHVALSFDPSDNVAVPFLNLSRPKVAILREQGVNSHVEMAYAFHQAGFEAHDVHMTDLQSGRAHLADFQGLVACGGFSYGDTLGAGIGWARSITFNPALAEQFKGFFSRTDTFGLGVCNGCQMFAELADIIPGAQAWPRFTTNQSERFEARLSMVEVLESPCLFLQGMAGSRLPIAVAHGEGFANFKHRGHAAQAIGAMRFVDNTGAPTEQYPFNPNGSAGGLTAVTTADGRFTAMMPHPERVFRNVQMSWTSGDINASSPWLRVWQNARKWVG; from the coding sequence GTGTCCCTGCACATCACGACTTTTGAAGGCGCCAGTGCCCTCAGCGACTTTCGCATTGCCCAGTTCTTGCCTCGATTGGCCGCCATTTCGCCGCAAATCCAGGGAATTTCGGCCCGTTTTGTGCACTTGGTGGCGACAGTGGACCCTTTGGCTGAGGCCCAAAAACAGACCTTGTCGGCCTTGTTGACTTATGGCGAGCCCTATGCCGGACCGGTCGATGGCCCCCTGATCGTGGTCAGCCCCCGCATCGGAACCGTGTCCCCTTGGGCTTCCAAAGCCACAGACATCGCGCACAACTGCGGTTTCGATGTGCGCCGCTTGGAGCGTCTGACCGAATACCGTTTGACCATGAAGTCGGGCCTTTTGGGCGCGGCCAAGCTCAGCCCCGAGCAACTGGGCCAAGTGGCTGCGGTGCTGCACGACCGCATGACCGAGTCGGCCATGCCCAGCCGCGACGAGGCCGCTGCCCTGTTCACGGCCCTCACCCCCGCGCCCATGGCCCATGTGGACGTGTTGGGCGGTGGACGCGCGGCGCTGGAAGAAGCAAACAAAAACTGGGGCCTGGCCCTGGCCGACGACGAAATCGACTACCTGATCAAGGCCTTCACCGGTCTGCAGCGCAACCCCACCGATGTGGAGTTGATGATGTTCGCCCAGGCCAACAGCGAGCACTGCCGCCACAAGATTTTCAACGCCGAGTTCACCATCGACGGCGTGGCGCAGCCCAAGAGCCTGTTCGGCATGATCCGCAACACCCACCAACTCAGCCCCCAGCACACGGTGGTGGCGTATTCGGACAACGCATCGGTGATGGAAGGCCACACCGTGGAGCGTTTTGTTGCGCGTTCGGCAAAGCAGGGCGCGGCTTACCAATCAGAACAAGCCCTGCACCATGTCCTGATGAAGGTGGAAACCCACAACCACCCGACCGCGATTTCGCCATTTCCGGGCGCCGCTACGGGCGCGGGCGGTGAAATCCGTGACGAGGGGGCCACAGGTCGCGGCTCCAAGCCCAAGGCGGGACTGACCGGTTTCACCGTGTCCAAACTCTGGGGCGGCATGTCCGACCAAGCGGGCGGCAAGCCCGAGCACATCGCCAGCCCTTTGCAGATCATGACCGAGGGCCCATTGGGGGGCGCGGCCTTCAACAACGAGTTCGGCCGCCCCAACTTGTTGGGCTATTTCCGCGAATACGAGCAGACCGTGGATGGCGTGGTGCGCGCTTACCACAAGCCCATCATGATCGCGGGCGGTCTGGGTCAGATCGATGCCGAGCAAACCCAAAAGATCGAATTTCCTGCGGGCAGTTTGCTGATCCAGCTGGGTGGCCCCGGCATGCGCATCGGCATGGGCGGCAGCGCCGCCAGCTCGATGGCCACCGGCACCAATGCGGCCGACCTCGACTTTGATTCGGTGCAGCGCGGCAACCCCGAAATCGAGCGCCGGGCGCAAGAGGTCATCAACCACTGCTGGGCGCAAGGCGCGCACAACCCGATCCTGGCGATCCACGATGTGGGCGCGGGTGGTTTGTCCAACGCTTTCCCTGAATTGACCAACGACGCCGGTCGCGGTGCACGTTTTGATTTGCGCGCTGTGAAGCTGGAAGAGTCCGGCTTGTCGCCCAAAGAAATTTGGTCCAACGAAAGCCAGGAACGCTATGTGATGGCGATCGCGCCCGAGTCTTTGGCGCAGTTCACCGCCTTTTGCGAACGCGAACGCTGCCCGTTTGCGGTGATCGGTGTGGCGACCAATGAACGCCAGCTGGTGCTGGAAGACAAAGGCCAAGCGTCACCGGTGGACATGCCCATGGACGTGTTGTTGGGCAAGCCGCCCAAGATGCACCGGGACGTGACGACCGTGGAGCGCCAGTCGCCTGCCATGGACTTGACGGCCGTCTCTTTGCAAAAAGCCGTGATCGACGTGTTGAGCCACCCCACCGTGGCGTCCAAGCGTTTCCTCATCACCATCGGCGACCGCGCCGTGGGTGGCCTCACGCACCGCGACCAAATGGTGGGCCCCTGGCAAGTGCCTGTGGCCGATGTGGCGGTGACCCTGGCCGATTACGCGGGTTTTGCGGGCGAAGCCATGAGCATGGGCGAGCGCACCCCTTTGGCTTCGCTGAACGCCGCAGCCTCTGGGCGCATGGCCGTGGCCGAAGCGATCACCAATTTGCTGGCCGCGCCCATCGAGCTGCCCCGCGTCAAGCTGTCGGCGAACTGGATGGCCGCTTGCGGCGAACCGGGCGAAGACGCCGCTTTGTACGAAACCGTCAAGGCGGTGGGCATGGAACTGTGCCCGGCGCTCGACATCTCGATCCCCGTGGGCAAAGACAGTTTGTCGATGCGCACGCAGTGGCAAGCGGATGGCCAGACCCGCAAAGTCACTTCGCCCGTCAGCCTGATCATCACCGCCTTTGCCAGCTTGCCCGATGTGCGCGGCACGCTCACCCCGCAACTGGACGCGCACACCGATGACACCAGCTTGCTGCTCATCGACCTGGGCCAAGGCCGCCACCGCATGGGCGGCAGCGTGCTCGGCCAGACCTTGGGCCAATTCGGCGACCAAGTCCCGGACCTGGATGACCCACAAGCCTTGGTCAATTTGGTCAAAGCCATCAATGTCCTGCGCGCCAAGGGCCAAATCTTGGCTTACCACGACCGCAGCGACGGCGGTTTGCTCGCGGCTGTGGCCGAAATGGCTTTTACGGGCCATGTGGGCGTGGCGCTCAATGTGGACATGCTGGTCACCGAAGGCGATGGCATTTCTGACAGCCGCGCTGACCACGGCGACGCCAAAAACTGGGCGGGCCAAGTCAGTGCCCGCCGCGACGAGCTCACGCTCAAAGCCTTGTTCAATGAAGAGCTGGGCGTGGTGCTGCAGGTGCGCACGGCCGAGCGCAATGCGGTGCTGCAGACTTTGCGCGAGCACGGCTTGTCCAAGCACAGCCATGTGATTGGCAAAACCCGTCCCTCGCAGTCCACCATCCAAAAGGGCGTCGGTGAATTGAGCATTTGGCGCGACACCAAAGAGGTGTTTGCCGCCAAGCTCGAAGACCTGCACCAGGTCTGGGACAGCGTGAGCTGGAAAATTTGCCAGCAGCGCGACAACCCCGCTTGCGCCGATGCCGAACATGCCGCCGCTGGCCGTGCCGATGACCCCGGCATGCATGTGGCGCTGAGCTTTGACCCGTCCGACAATGTGGCCGTGCCCTTCCTGAATTTGTCACGTCCCAAAGTGGCGATCTTGCGCGAGCAGGGCGTGAACTCGCATGTGGAAATGGCCTATGCCTTCCACCAAGCCGGTTTCGAGGCGCACGATGTGCACATGACCGACCTGCAATCGGGCCGCGCCCATTTGGCCGATTTCCAAGGCCTGGTCGCGTGCGGTGGCTTCAGCTATGGCGACACCCTGGGCGCTGGCATCGGCTGGGCCCGCAGCATCACCTTCAACCCGGCTTTGGCCGAGCAGTTCAAGGGCTTTTTCAGCCGCACCGACACCTTTGGTCTGGGCGTTTGCAATGGCTGCCAGATGTTTGCCGAACTGGCCGACATCATCCCGGGTGCGCAGGCCTGGCCGCGCTTCACCACCAACCAGAGCGAGCGCTTTGAAGCCCGCTTGTCGATGGTGGAAGTGCTCGAGTCGCCCTGTTTGTTCCTGCAAGGCATGGCAGGCAGCCGCCTGCCGATTGCCGTGGCGCATGGCGAAGGCTTTGCGAACTTCAAGCACCGGGGCCATGCGGCGCAGGCCATTGGGGCCATGCGATTTGTGGACAACACCGGCGCGCCCACCGAGCAGTACCCGTTCAACCCCAACGGCAGCGCGGGCGGTCTAACGGCCGTGACCACGGCCGATGGGCGCTTCACGGCCATGATGCCGCACCCTGAGCGGGTGTTCCGCAATGTGCAAATGAGCTGGACGAGCGGGGACATCAACGCCAGCAGTCCTTGGCTGCGGGTGTGGCAAAACGCCCGCAAGTGGGTGGGTTGA
- a CDS encoding DEAD/DEAH box helicase has translation MKSHNPAQWFPPSQLAFYFDQGAWSRGTTLYLQDKVLSSQLMPDGDGWRLQGQVQGNDAQPYSVNAELRVSAGGNLSDWRSGCTCPVGRYCKHGAALGILASMQGLALLNEWGPDGPSDEVLERRSQMEKERALNHAEYLVRDWLTRLEHANGPPAYTLPSATLDQFVYSLSVVQNASKPLFHLAVKRAAQKRNGEWGKAKKLSTEPSPHDPIWQTSSPLDRDIFDLLKACPAASSFSAYGFQNEVKLQGMPGQLLLKLCSQTGRLVSDDGIALRWQDAPETLVGAWREVKGQDHLPDGWQLTMQPQRPGVVFGLNQPPFFMDTEQGVCGPLDTQGLSANALQVLSNSPVLPESVAFKFQNQLLERLGPVRLPPVIEQMPEIREVKPRAVLEIAPVHPADRGVQGLFLAELTFDYDGHRGFWPGTSSRVMVGQGKQARMLLRDLPSERKAWDSVTALGLVTLDANLLVVPPDQSQQRWLEWVESDFAPLRQAGLDVHFIAGATPWLRQADDVHIDLTGDAEAPETSPWFDLSLGMDIDGKRVNILPWVPTILATLAQISSATPEGDKAGLPPYLYLPDLQGEGFVKLPTAKIEPWLSTLMELVSERGRDWGGDELRLSRLEALRTAASLGEGVAWAGAQSLMNLVEQMRGLDSLPVVNAPGSLQATLRPYQQQGLNWLQFLRKHHLAGILADDMGLGKTLQTLAHILTEKEAGRLIHPALIVAPVTLLSNWQREAARFCPSLHTHIHHGLTRHDAAQDLSGFDIVLTPYSLLHRDRELWMATDWHLLVLDEAQNIKNANTHAAQTVGDIPARHRLCLSGTPMENHLGELWSLFHFLMPGFLGSQKRFGELFRHPIERLGHSEKMDQLRKRITPFMLRRTKDVVASELPPKIETLMPVPLQGQQADLYETIRLGMEKTVRDALNAQGLAKSQITILDALLKLRQVCCDPRLLKLGTASQVQQSAKLEQLLDMLPEMVAEGRKILLFSQFTQMLSLIEQELPRLGIPWVKLTGQSKKRDALIEQFTSGQVPLFLISLKAGGVGLNLPQADTVIHYDPWWNPAVENQATDRAHRIGQTQSVWVLKLVAQGTIEERMLALQERKAQLAQDMYSGAVQRKEPLFGESDLNELFKPLG, from the coding sequence ATGAAGTCCCACAACCCGGCTCAGTGGTTCCCGCCCTCGCAACTGGCTTTTTACTTTGACCAGGGCGCTTGGTCGCGCGGCACCACCCTCTACCTGCAAGACAAGGTCTTGTCTTCACAGCTCATGCCTGATGGCGACGGCTGGCGTTTGCAAGGCCAGGTGCAGGGCAACGATGCACAGCCCTATTCGGTCAATGCCGAATTGCGCGTGAGCGCGGGCGGCAACTTGAGCGATTGGCGAAGTGGTTGCACCTGCCCGGTCGGCCGTTACTGCAAGCACGGTGCGGCGCTGGGCATTTTGGCGTCGATGCAAGGGCTGGCCTTGCTCAACGAGTGGGGCCCCGATGGTCCTTCCGACGAGGTGCTGGAGCGCCGCTCCCAGATGGAAAAAGAGCGGGCCCTGAACCACGCCGAATACCTGGTGCGTGACTGGCTGACACGCCTTGAACATGCCAACGGTCCGCCCGCCTACACCTTGCCGAGTGCCACGCTCGATCAGTTTGTGTACAGCTTATCGGTCGTTCAAAACGCCTCCAAACCCTTGTTTCACTTGGCCGTTAAGCGGGCAGCGCAAAAGCGCAACGGCGAGTGGGGCAAAGCCAAAAAGCTGAGCACCGAGCCGTCGCCACACGACCCCATTTGGCAAACCAGCAGCCCCTTGGACCGTGATATTTTTGACCTGTTGAAGGCTTGTCCGGCTGCCAGCAGCTTCAGCGCCTATGGTTTTCAAAACGAGGTCAAGCTGCAGGGCATGCCGGGCCAATTGTTGTTGAAGTTGTGCAGTCAGACCGGCCGCTTGGTCTCGGACGATGGCATCGCTTTGCGCTGGCAAGACGCGCCAGAGACGTTGGTGGGTGCATGGCGCGAGGTCAAAGGCCAAGACCATTTGCCCGATGGCTGGCAGCTGACCATGCAGCCGCAGCGCCCGGGGGTGGTGTTTGGTCTGAACCAGCCGCCTTTTTTCATGGACACGGAGCAGGGCGTTTGTGGCCCCTTGGACACGCAGGGCCTGAGTGCCAATGCCCTTCAAGTGCTGTCCAATTCGCCCGTTTTGCCAGAGAGCGTGGCCTTCAAGTTCCAAAACCAGTTGCTCGAGCGTTTGGGTCCTGTGCGCTTGCCGCCCGTGATCGAGCAGATGCCCGAGATTCGGGAGGTCAAACCCCGCGCTGTCCTTGAGATTGCGCCCGTGCACCCCGCCGACCGTGGTGTTCAGGGGCTGTTTTTGGCCGAATTGACGTTTGACTATGACGGTCACCGCGGCTTTTGGCCTGGCACCTCAAGCCGTGTCATGGTGGGGCAGGGCAAACAAGCGCGGATGTTGCTGCGCGATTTGCCCAGCGAGCGCAAAGCCTGGGATTCGGTGACCGCGTTGGGGCTGGTGACATTGGACGCCAACCTGCTGGTGGTGCCGCCCGATCAATCGCAGCAGCGCTGGCTGGAATGGGTCGAGAGTGACTTTGCACCCTTGCGCCAAGCGGGCTTGGACGTGCATTTCATCGCGGGCGCTACCCCTTGGCTGCGCCAGGCCGATGACGTGCACATCGATTTGACGGGGGATGCTGAAGCGCCGGAAACCTCACCGTGGTTTGACTTGTCGTTGGGCATGGACATCGACGGCAAACGGGTGAACATCCTGCCTTGGGTGCCGACGATTTTGGCGACGCTCGCTCAAATCAGCAGCGCGACCCCCGAGGGCGACAAGGCCGGCTTGCCGCCGTATTTGTACCTGCCCGACTTGCAAGGCGAGGGATTTGTCAAGTTGCCCACCGCCAAAATCGAGCCTTGGCTGAGCACCCTGATGGAGTTGGTGTCCGAGCGCGGACGCGATTGGGGCGGCGATGAACTGCGCCTGTCCCGTCTGGAAGCCCTGCGCACCGCAGCTTCCCTGGGCGAGGGTGTGGCCTGGGCGGGTGCCCAAAGCCTCATGAATCTGGTGGAGCAAATGCGCGGCCTTGACAGCTTGCCTGTGGTCAATGCACCCGGCAGCTTGCAAGCCACCTTGCGGCCATACCAGCAGCAGGGCTTGAACTGGTTGCAGTTCTTGCGCAAGCACCACTTGGCCGGTATCTTGGCCGATGACATGGGTCTGGGCAAAACCCTGCAGACGCTCGCGCACATCCTGACCGAGAAGGAAGCCGGTCGCCTCATCCATCCCGCTTTGATCGTGGCCCCGGTGACGTTGCTGAGCAATTGGCAGCGCGAAGCCGCCCGCTTTTGCCCCAGTCTGCACACCCACATTCACCATGGCCTGACACGCCACGATGCCGCTCAAGACCTGAGCGGTTTTGACATCGTGCTCACGCCTTACTCCTTGTTGCACCGTGACCGCGAGCTGTGGATGGCCACCGATTGGCACCTGCTGGTGCTGGACGAAGCGCAAAACATCAAGAACGCCAACACCCACGCCGCGCAAACCGTGGGCGACATCCCAGCACGGCATCGCCTGTGCTTGTCGGGCACGCCCATGGAAAACCACTTGGGTGAGTTGTGGAGCCTGTTTCACTTTTTGATGCCTGGTTTTTTGGGCAGCCAAAAGCGCTTTGGCGAACTGTTTCGCCACCCGATCGAGCGCTTGGGCCACAGCGAAAAAATGGACCAGCTGCGCAAGCGCATCACACCCTTTATGCTGCGCCGCACCAAAGACGTGGTCGCCAGCGAGCTGCCGCCCAAGATCGAAACCTTGATGCCTGTGCCGCTCCAAGGCCAGCAGGCCGACCTGTACGAAACCATCCGTTTGGGCATGGAAAAAACCGTGCGCGATGCCCTGAACGCACAGGGTTTGGCCAAATCCCAAATCACCATTCTGGATGCGTTGCTCAAGCTGCGCCAAGTGTGCTGTGACCCGCGCCTGCTCAAACTGGGCACAGCCAGCCAAGTGCAGCAATCGGCCAAGCTCGAGCAACTGCTCGACATGTTGCCCGAGATGGTGGCGGAGGGGCGCAAGATTTTGCTGTTCTCGCAGTTCACCCAGATGCTCAGCCTGATTGAGCAGGAGCTTCCGCGTCTGGGCATTCCATGGGTCAAGCTCACGGGCCAAAGCAAAAAACGCGACGCCCTCATTGAGCAGTTCACCAGCGGGCAGGTGCCACTTTTCCTGATCAGCCTGAAGGCCGGGGGCGTGGGCTTGAACTTGCCGCAGGCCGACACGGTGATCCATTACGACCCGTGGTGGAACCCTGCGGTGGAAAACCAGGCCACCGACCGGGCCCACCGCATCGGCCAAACCCAAAGCGTGTGGGTGCTCAAACTTGTGGCCCAAGGCACGATTGAGGAGCGCATGCTGGCCCTGCAAGAGCGCAAAGCCCAACTTGCGCAAGACATGTATTCTGGCGCGGTGCAACGCAAAGAGCCGTTGTTTGGCGAGTCCGATCTGAACGAGTTGTTCAAGCCGCTGGGATGA
- a CDS encoding cystatin domain-containing protein has product MGAWAPIDAFNPDVQEAARFAVQTFAVQNKVRVLFKEVTQARQQVVAGLNLQLQLQVTLDGAPKNVNVTVWRQLYGDYRLQSWDWVD; this is encoded by the coding sequence ATGGGTGCATGGGCCCCCATCGACGCTTTTAACCCCGATGTTCAAGAAGCTGCGCGCTTTGCGGTGCAAACTTTTGCAGTTCAAAACAAGGTTCGAGTGCTTTTCAAAGAAGTCACCCAAGCCCGCCAGCAGGTGGTGGCCGGCCTCAACTTACAGTTGCAGCTTCAAGTGACACTGGACGGCGCCCCTAAAAACGTCAACGTGACGGTGTGGCGACAGCTCTATGGGGACTACCGTTTGCAGTCTTGGGATTGGGTGGACTGA
- a CDS encoding CopG family transcriptional regulator — translation MTTTVKLPDPLEKSLRQRCAQEGRSISEVMRDALTAYLAQPAVTASAFALGEGVFGRFAGKDDLAETHKIQVLDVWEDKQGRRS, via the coding sequence ATGACCACCACCGTCAAACTGCCTGACCCTTTGGAAAAATCCCTTCGCCAGCGATGTGCGCAAGAAGGCCGCAGCATCAGCGAAGTCATGCGCGATGCACTCACTGCGTATTTGGCTCAGCCTGCAGTCACCGCATCGGCTTTTGCCTTGGGCGAGGGCGTTTTTGGGCGATTTGCAGGAAAAGATGATTTGGCCGAAACCCACAAAATCCAAGTGCTTGATGTGTGGGAAGACAAGCAGGGACGGCGTTCATGA
- a CDS encoding type II toxin-antitoxin system VapC family toxin — protein MTRVEKRPLAVQEPHALYLRHLPVQDALIDSGPLLALFNRGDKWHAPTLALLQAQPQLRLHSTWPVLTEVCALLARRIHNDAALDFLQWVQRGAVQLDSPADWSLTSVLAICQRFATLPLDLADASIAEAAERLGIRHVVSIDQDFDVYRDAKGQALVNLLR, from the coding sequence ATGACCCGCGTGGAAAAACGACCGCTTGCTGTCCAAGAGCCCCATGCGCTTTACTTGCGCCACTTACCCGTGCAAGACGCCCTGATCGACAGCGGCCCTTTGCTGGCCTTGTTCAATCGGGGTGACAAATGGCATGCACCTACTTTGGCCTTGCTGCAAGCTCAGCCGCAGTTGCGTCTGCACAGCACTTGGCCCGTTTTGACCGAGGTGTGCGCCCTGTTGGCGAGGCGCATCCACAACGACGCAGCGCTTGATTTTTTGCAGTGGGTGCAGCGCGGCGCGGTGCAGCTGGACAGTCCTGCCGACTGGAGCTTGACCAGCGTGTTGGCCATTTGCCAGCGTTTTGCCACTTTGCCGCTGGACTTGGCAGACGCCTCGATCGCCGAAGCCGCTGAACGTCTAGGCATTCGGCATGTGGTGTCGATCGACCAAGACTTCGATGTTTACCGGGATGCCAAAGGGCAAGCCTTGGTCAATTTGCTGCGCTGA